GCGGGCTTGGATTCCAATTCGAGTAGTGCATCAACGATATCGGAAGTACTTAAACCAGAAGCAAGGCCTCCAAACTGTATGCGTGTCGATTGGTAACGATAATTAATACTCGAAGCGATCTTTGAGATCGCGTCCATGGTTCACACCTTCTCGTCGAAGAGTATACCTATCAGTTCCTGAAGATTCTTCGCAATCCTCACCGCCACTTCTGGTGGGATCTGCCTGACGATCTCACCTGTCTCAACATCCTTTATCTTGACTATGATCATGTTCAGTTCCCGTTCTATTGTGAACTGAGCTTCAGTTTTGAAGAACCTGCTGAGTTTTTCAAGCATCTTTTTGAACGATTCCATTGCCTTTGATGGATCCACTTCATCTTGTTGTTTTTGAGATTCTTCTGCCACCTTTTTCACATGCATTTGGAGCTGCTTCAAACTTTCAGCTTGAACCAACCGTTCACCACTCGAGCTTTGATTGAGATTCATCCTCACAGGGTCCACACCCATGGGTTTCACCCCTTCTCTCCTATATTATTGATCGACAAGCTCATAGAGTCCTTTAATGGTACAATTTTAACTGATGGACAGGAGAGCGATCTTTTTCATCTCGATACTGTTCATTTATTCTGTATGTATTGCTTCCATAGAGCTCAAGATCACGATGAGTTCTGACGAGCAGAGTAAAAAGCTCGTTCAAGATGTGAGCAGCTCTATTTTTTCGCTTGCACCGGAGAATGTACGCGTCGTTATCGAAATGGACGGAATGGCCCGCACGGTCAACGAAAAAGTTGATGTGGAAGAACGTCTCATTATGAGTTTCTTTGCCACATACGACGCAACGAAGAATGTTTATTCTGCAAATTGGTCAGAATCGGAAAGAATAGTCTACAGTTGTACTTATTCTCCCAAGGAGGAACGTCCTTATCGAGAATTCGTTAGGGAGTGTGCGCATTATCCGCTTGAAAGGGCTGCGCTTAGGCTTTTATCGAAGAACCGTTTTAAAAAATATCTGCGCGTTACCTATCATCCATCAGTAGATGAATACACCAGTTTCAGTCCCGATGGAAAACTCTTCGCGTTCATCACGGACAGATTGGGTGGAAACAGAAACGTTGCGCTTTTGAATTTGATGGAAGGCACGATTCGTGTTTTACCGGTACATGGTAGTAGCGAATATTTCCCAAAGTTCTCTCCAGACAGCTCTAGGATCGCCTTTCAAGGATCGTTGCATGGTTTTTGGAACATCTACGTCATGCCGATCGACGATCATGCAAAAAACATCGTCCTGATCTCATCCGGTAGCGCGCCTGCTTATGCGCCTGCTTGGTTCGATGCGAACACTCTTGTCTACATTCAGGACACCGAGGGTGGAAACGCGATGATCCGAGCCACATTGACGCGGCGCAGAAGCAGAGTGAACATAGAAGGCTTCGATATGGTTTTCTCTCCGACAGTTCACGCTGGAACGATCTACTTCGTTGGATTGAAAGAAGCAAATTTTGGTATCTATGCGTTGACACCTGAAGGAAATGTTGTTTGTGTCGAGGATAGTTTCTACAACGAACACGATCCTGCTGTCTCACCTGATGGACGATATTTGGCCTACTCTTGCAATGCCCTCGGTTATTACGCGATATGGATTAAAGATCTGCAGACTGGAGAAAAATGGTGTCTCACAGAGGAGTTGAAACAGGACGCATTTTACCCATCTTTCTCACCAAATGGACAAATAGTAGCTTTCAGTGCCAGCGAGGGTTTCTTTGAGCCAGACATCTGGTTCGTGAGATTCTTCAAACCTTCAGACTCTGGAGTGCGATCTTCTCCTCCTTCGACAGGATCTCCTCAGCGTTGAGAATGATCAACAGTTCTTCGTTGATCTTCGCTATGCCCAAGATGAAATTCGCCCTCGTTCCACCAAGGCCAGTGGGAGGAGGTTCTATTTGCTCATCTGTGAGGGTGAGTACTTCATGTACTTGATCCACTAGAAGGCCCACTTTTTTGTCTTTCATGTTGACCACGATTATTTTCGCTGAACCGCTGCGACCCGTTTCTGGCATAGAAAACTTCTTCTTCATGTTTATGATTGGTATCACATTTCCACGAAGGTTCATAACACCTTCAACGTAATCGGCCGATTCAGGCAATCTAACGATCTTTCCAACCTCCACGATGCTGTCTATGTTCATGATATCGAGTGCGAACTTTTCATTCGCAAGAGCAAAGCTCACCACTTTGAGTTCCATACTTCGCCCCCCTTCAACCTATGATGAGCATGGTTTGTTCAGTCTCGACGTTGTCACCTTCTTTTACCAAAACTTTGAGCACAGTGCCTTCGTGTTCGCTGATGATATCGTTTTCCATCTTCATGGCTTCAAGCACGAGTAATTTTTGCCCACGTTTCACTTGTTGACCCTCACTAACATGGACCTTAACGATGAGGCCTGACATTGGGGCCTTGACTTCAACACCGCCAACCTTCGTTGGAGCAGGTTGTTTCGCTTGCTCTACTTTGACTTGTTCCTCTTTTTTCGGTTGTACTGGTTGAGGTTTCTCAGCAATTTGAGGTTTTTCAACCGCTGGCCGGATCGATTGAACGATCGGTGAAGACCCCATCTCTTCAACTTCAACGATGTATTCTTTATTGTTTATCACCACCCGGAACTTGCGCGCCATTTTCTCGCTCCTTTCCATCCACTTTTTCTCCAACTAGTGTTTCTCTCTTCGAAAGAGAAGGATCTACCTCTCGGTTGTGATGATGGTTGAAGATCTTGAGATGATATGTAAGCCATCACGGCACCAACGATGACCGCTTCGAGAGGTTCATCTTGTGTTTTCTCCTCAACTTTAGATGAAACCGTCACTTGTTCTGGTTTAGATTCACCAGCGGAGGTTTTTCCTCGTTTTGATTTGAAGATCTTTTCCATCGTTAAAAAGACTATGTATAGGATCACAAAGGTGAGAAAAACGGATCCCATACCCACAACGATCACCGTCACGTTCGACACAACATCACCTCACAATGGTATGTTATCGTGCTTTTTCTTCGGCAAAGATTGAACTTTGGTACGGCAAATTTCTAATGCCCTAACGATC
This sequence is a window from Pseudothermotoga sp.. Protein-coding genes within it:
- a CDS encoding flagellar protein FlaG, with the translated sequence MGVDPVRMNLNQSSSGERLVQAESLKQLQMHVKKVAEESQKQQDEVDPSKAMESFKKMLEKLSRFFKTEAQFTIERELNMIIVKIKDVETGEIVRQIPPEVAVRIAKNLQELIGILFDEKV
- a CDS encoding chemotaxis protein CheW encodes the protein MELKVVSFALANEKFALDIMNIDSIVEVGKIVRLPESADYVEGVMNLRGNVIPIINMKKKFSMPETGRSGSAKIIVVNMKDKKVGLLVDQVHEVLTLTDEQIEPPPTGLGGTRANFILGIAKINEELLIILNAEEILSKEEKIALQSLKV
- a CDS encoding biotin/lipoyl-binding protein; the encoded protein is MARKFRVVINNKEYIVEVEEMGSSPIVQSIRPAVEKPQIAEKPQPVQPKKEEQVKVEQAKQPAPTKVGGVEVKAPMSGLIVKVHVSEGQQVKRGQKLLVLEAMKMENDIISEHEGTVLKVLVKEGDNVETEQTMLIIG
- a CDS encoding OadG family protein, with product MSNVTVIVVGMGSVFLTFVILYIVFLTMEKIFKSKRGKTSAGESKPEQVTVSSKVEEKTQDEPLEAVIVGAVMAYISSQDLQPSSQPRGRSFSFEERNTSWRKSGWKGARKWRASSGW